The window TGCTGACCAGCGCGTTGGTCACGTCGGGGATCGTGCCGATGTCGGCGTAGAGCGCGTGGCCGGTCTTGTCCGCCACGATTGTGTTGACCCACGGGATGCCTTCGTACTTCTTCAGGATGTGCAGCTCCTGGCGAACCGAGTGCGCCTCGTCCGTCGCCAGGAAGTGGTTGAAGATCCGGAAGTTCGTCGCGTTGGCGTCGCGGAACGTGAAGCCGGTCGCGGCGGTCCACGGCAACGGAATGCCTTCGATCGAGTTGATCATCGGCCCGTAGCGCGTCCACCACAGCGTGCGGTGAAGCGCTTCCAGCTTGCCGTCAGGGTCCTTCGACATCACCGTCACAGCGCGCGGCTGCATCTTGGTCGGGTTGCCGTTGTAGTAGTACTCCGTCGGGTCGCCGGGCACGATCGACAGCTCGTACGGCGTGAACCGGAAGGCCGTCGAGACGGTGTGGCTCCACGCGATCCATCTGTTGTGGCCGATCAGGACCAGCGGTACGCCGAAGAGCGAAGCTCCCGTCACGTTGACGACACCGGGCACCGTGATCTGCGCGTCGTAGAACCGTTCGGGTCCGATCCACGGGAAATGCGGGTTGCCCAGCAACAGCCCGTGCTTGTGGTCGCGGGTGCCGGCCTTGCCGATCGCCACCGCGTTGCTGCCTAGGTCACCCATCGCGCGTTGCCAACCTTCAGCGATCAGCCGGCCGGTCCGCTGCACGTTCATCGCCGCCGAAACCGGACTGGTCGCAGTCGGCGCCGACGCCTCGGCGATGCCGGGGATCAGCACGTCGGAGCTCGCGAGCAACACGAGTTGATAGAAGCGCAGGTACGCATCCGCGACAGTGATCGGGCGCACCCACGGCTGACCGTGACAGGCGGGGTCCGTCACGCCGGCGGCGCCGCCGATGCTGCGCAGGTAACGGTTGTAGCCGGCGACGTACCCGCGCACCCCGGCCTTCAGATCCGGGGTGGGTCCCAGCGGCGGCGCCTGTGCGGTCAGCCGCGCGACGATGCCCGAGTTGCGCACCTCGGTCCAGAAGAAGTCGGAGTCGAGGTTGTCGACGGTGACGCCGTTGCCCCGCTGCTCGTAGCTGCCGTTGGGCCCGAAATACATCGAGCGCTCGCCCTCGACGGTCACGTAGTCGTTGGCCATCGTGCAGAGGTTGTCCTGCGCGAAGGCATACCCGTACCCGTAGCCGACGTCGCCGAAGTTGGCTCCGACGATGTGCGGGATGCCGCCTTCGGTACGCGTGATCGTCACGTCGTACCTCGGCGCTGGCGACGTGCCCGTGGCTGCGCTCGCTCTAGGCGCCGCAGGCGCGGACAGCTTCGGTAGCGAGACGATGAGAAGGGCCGGGAGGAGAAGTACGGCGGCAAAGCCGCGGGTGGTACGCACGCGCAAATAGTTCCACGCATGCGGCCGCGGACCTGTTCCGGCAGCGTTCAACTGCCACTCACCGCAATGCACCCATCCGGTACGCCGCGCTGGTCACCGTGGATGCATGCGAGTGGTCATCGTGACCGAATCGTTCCTTCCCCAGATCAACGGCGTCACCAACTCCGTGCTTCGCGTCTGCGAGCAGCTGGCGCAGCGCGGCCACGACGCGATGGTCGTTGCGCCGGGACCGGGTCCGCGCGGGTACGCCGGCTTCCCCGTCGTACGCACGCCGTCGATCCCGTTCCCCGGCTATCGCGCCTTCCGGCTCGGGCGCCCGTACGCCGGCCTGCGCGACGTGATCAGCGGCTTCGAACCCGACCTGGTCCACCTCGCGTCGCCGATCGCGCTCGGCGCGCAGGCGGCGTTCACCTCGCGCAAGCTCGGCATCCCGACGGTCGCGGTCTACCAGACCGACGTCGCCGGCTTCGCCCGTCGCTACCACCTGGGCGCCACCGAGAACGCGGTCTGGAACTGGCTGCGATCGATCCACGACTCGGCCGCGCGCACGCTGGCACCGAGTCGCTACAGCGTCCACCAGCTCGAGGCGGCCGGGGTGCCCCGGGTGCGCCGATGGGCGCGCGGGGTCGACCTGCGGCGCTTCCATCCCGGCCACCGCGACGAGCTCTGGCGCCGTCGCCACGTCGGCGACCAGGAGCTGCTCGTCGGCTACGTCGGCCGGCTCGCCCACGAGAAGGAGATCGGCCTGCTCGCCGGGCTGCGCGACCTGCCGAACGCGAAAGTGGTCGTCGCCGGTGACGGTCCGGCCCGCAGGCAGCTCGAAAAGCAGCTGCCCGGCGTGCAGTTCCTCGGCTTCCGTGGCGGCAGCGAGTTGTCGAAGGTCTACGCCAGCCTCGACGTGTTCGTGCACACCGGCCCGCACGAGACGTTCTGCCAGTCCGCGCAGGAGGCGCTCGCCAGCGGCGTACCGGTCATCGCCCCCGCCGCAGGCGGACCGCTCGACCTCGTCGACCCCGGCCGCACCGGCTTCCTGTTCGCCCCCGGCGACGCGCGTGACCTCGCCGTGCAGGTCCGGCTCATGGCGGAGGACGCGCAGCTGCGGCTCACGATGGGACGGCAGGCGCGACGCTCGGTCGAGGGCCGCAGCTGGAACGTCATCGGCGGCCAGCTGGTCCGCCACTACCGCGAAGTGCTGGCGGCGTAGTCATGCGAATCGCCCAGCTCGCGAACTTCGTCACCCCGACGTCGGGCGGGTTGCGCACGACGTTGCGCCACCTTGCAGACGGGTACGCCCGGGCCGGTCACGAGGTGCTCCAGATCGTGCCGGGTCCGGCGTACAAGGTCCGGCGTAGCGACCGGCTGACGCAGGTGCAGCTGCCCGCGCCCGCCGTGCCCGGGATCGGCTACCGGGTGATCGTCGACCTCCAGCGAGTGCGCGACGTCCTGGGCAGCTTCGGGCCTGACGCGATCGAGGTGCACGACCGTACGACGTTACGCGGGCTCGGGACGTGGGCGGCGGACAACGACGTCCGGTCAGCGGTCTTCAGCCACGAACGCTTGGATCGCGTCGTCCGCCAATGGCTGCCCCGGATGCTGCGCCCGTACGGCATCGTCGATCGCTCCAACTGCTTTCTCGCCGAGACGTTCGACACCGTCGTCTGCGCGACGGAGTGGGCGGC of the Mycobacteriales bacterium genome contains:
- a CDS encoding penicillin acylase family protein encodes the protein MTITRTEGGIPHIVGANFGDVGYGYGYAFAQDNLCTMANDYVTVEGERSMYFGPNGSYEQRGNGVTVDNLDSDFFWTEVRNSGIVARLTAQAPPLGPTPDLKAGVRGYVAGYNRYLRSIGGAAGVTDPACHGQPWVRPITVADAYLRFYQLVLLASSDVLIPGIAEASAPTATSPVSAAMNVQRTGRLIAEGWQRAMGDLGSNAVAIGKAGTRDHKHGLLLGNPHFPWIGPERFYDAQITVPGVVNVTGASLFGVPLVLIGHNRWIAWSHTVSTAFRFTPYELSIVPGDPTEYYYNGNPTKMQPRAVTVMSKDPDGKLEALHRTLWWTRYGPMINSIEGIPLPWTAATGFTFRDANATNFRIFNHFLATDEAHSVRQELHILKKYEGIPWVNTIVADKTGHALYADIGTIPDVTNALVSKCNTALGDVTEKLLGLPVLDGSRSACNWGTDKDSAVPGIFGPSHLPYLERSDYVTNSNDSYWLSNPHHPLTGYARIIGSEKTARTLRTRIGLIMTQDRVSGIGENKGFTLRAMQNMVFSDRQYAGDLWRNQLVSLCRSLEPVGTISSSAGLVRIGDACDVLAKWDLHENAHSAGAILFRRFVDNLMSFPLGEGGLLNEAGIPGVYWQHPFNVKDPVHTPYGLNIADPQVALALGDAIADLRAAHLPLGVAVDKVQGVHRHGRFIPIQGGEGDPNGEFNAIYAPWIKGKGEGEITEGSSFVQVVTWRTGDPCPVARTILTYSESSDPTNPHYDDQTKMFSQKRWIHDRFCASAIAADPDKQVTHL
- a CDS encoding glycosyltransferase family 1 protein translates to MRVVIVTESFLPQINGVTNSVLRVCEQLAQRGHDAMVVAPGPGPRGYAGFPVVRTPSIPFPGYRAFRLGRPYAGLRDVISGFEPDLVHLASPIALGAQAAFTSRKLGIPTVAVYQTDVAGFARRYHLGATENAVWNWLRSIHDSAARTLAPSRYSVHQLEAAGVPRVRRWARGVDLRRFHPGHRDELWRRRHVGDQELLVGYVGRLAHEKEIGLLAGLRDLPNAKVVVAGDGPARRQLEKQLPGVQFLGFRGGSELSKVYASLDVFVHTGPHETFCQSAQEALASGVPVIAPAAGGPLDLVDPGRTGFLFAPGDARDLAVQVRLMAEDAQLRLTMGRQARRSVEGRSWNVIGGQLVRHYREVLAA